The following are encoded together in the Macadamia integrifolia cultivar HAES 741 chromosome 10, SCU_Mint_v3, whole genome shotgun sequence genome:
- the LOC122090832 gene encoding ribosome-recycling factor, chloroplastic isoform X1: protein MAMAFSSAASVRSLYHPKSLLTIRDSHLRGPNWANCQPTRANLLSWRSAGNYLRLQNGSTIVAKEFIQKRIGIVKCATLDEIEAEKSLIEKDVKERMEKTIETVRANFNAVRTGRANPAMLDRVEVEYYGSPVSLKSIAQISTPDASSILVQPYDKSSLKSIEKAIVSSDLGLTPNNDGEKIRMTIPQLTSERRKELSKVVAKQAEEGKVALRNIRRDAIKAYDKLEKEKKLSEDNVKDLSSDLQKLTDEYLKKLDSIYKQKEKELLKV, encoded by the exons ATGGCGATGGCGTTCTCATCTGCAGCCTCTGTACGGTCTCTTTATCACCCTAAATCCCTTCTCACCATAAGAG ATTCTCATCTTAGGGGACCCAATTGGGCAAACTGCCAACCGACACGTGCAAACCTGCTTTCTTGGAGGTCAGCTGGAAATTATCTAAGACTTCAAAATGGCAGTACTATTGTAGCGAAAGAGTTCATACAAAAGAG AATAGGGATTGTGAAGTGTGCAACCCTTGATGAAATTGAAGCAGAGAAGTCATTGATAGAGAAAGATGTT AAAGAAAGGATGGAAAAGACTATTGAAACAGTCCGAGCAAATTTCAATGCAGTTAGGACCGGAAGAGCAAACCCAGCTATGCTGGATCGTGTTGAG GTTGAGTACTATGGAAGTCCAGTAAGTTTGAAGAGTATCGCACAGATTAGTACCCCTGATGCAAGCTCAATCTTGGTTCAACCATATGACAAGTCCAG CTTAAAATCTATTGAGAAGGCAATAGTCAGTTCTGATCTTGGTTTGACACCAAATAATGATGGAGAAAAAATTCGGATGACGATTCCACAATTGACATCTGAAAGAAGGAAG GAATTATCAAAAGTAGTTGCCAAACAGGCTGAGGAAGGGAAG GTTGCATTAAGGAATATAAGAAGGGATGCCATAAAAGCATATGATAAACTTGAAAAG gaGAAAAAGCTCTCTGAAGACAATGTTAAAGACTTGTCTAGTGATTTGCAG AAACTGACTGATGAGTATTTGAAGAAGTTAGATTCTATCtacaaacaaaaagagaag GAATTGCTGAAGGTGTAA
- the LOC122090832 gene encoding ribosome-recycling factor, chloroplastic isoform X2, whose amino-acid sequence MAMAFSSAASVRSLYHPKSLLTIRDSHLRGPNWANCQPTRANLLSWRSAGNYLRLQNGSTIVAKEFIQKRIGIVKCATLDEIEAEKSLIEKDVKERMEKTIETVRANFNAVRTGRANPAMLDRVEELSKVVAKQAEEGKVALRNIRRDAIKAYDKLEKEKKLSEDNVKDLSSDLQKLTDEYLKKLDSIYKQKEKELLKV is encoded by the exons ATGGCGATGGCGTTCTCATCTGCAGCCTCTGTACGGTCTCTTTATCACCCTAAATCCCTTCTCACCATAAGAG ATTCTCATCTTAGGGGACCCAATTGGGCAAACTGCCAACCGACACGTGCAAACCTGCTTTCTTGGAGGTCAGCTGGAAATTATCTAAGACTTCAAAATGGCAGTACTATTGTAGCGAAAGAGTTCATACAAAAGAG AATAGGGATTGTGAAGTGTGCAACCCTTGATGAAATTGAAGCAGAGAAGTCATTGATAGAGAAAGATGTT AAAGAAAGGATGGAAAAGACTATTGAAACAGTCCGAGCAAATTTCAATGCAGTTAGGACCGGAAGAGCAAACCCAGCTATGCTGGATCGTGTTGAG GAATTATCAAAAGTAGTTGCCAAACAGGCTGAGGAAGGGAAG GTTGCATTAAGGAATATAAGAAGGGATGCCATAAAAGCATATGATAAACTTGAAAAG gaGAAAAAGCTCTCTGAAGACAATGTTAAAGACTTGTCTAGTGATTTGCAG AAACTGACTGATGAGTATTTGAAGAAGTTAGATTCTATCtacaaacaaaaagagaag GAATTGCTGAAGGTGTAA